A DNA window from Rossellomorea marisflavi contains the following coding sequences:
- a CDS encoding M3 family metallopeptidase, with the protein MKTFHSPTRWNLNNLLHGLDMDRWDQQLNVLGESLKAFHTTEIPCEQDLFRLSDIIQHLDSAESFYYCLTVEEIAPTTLSSFHSTITSLTSEARTIRSKWQALLETMSPAQWEDWSNTIPHRRFIAELTGGTKSNDSLATLKSLEEKYLALVRNLTVHADLGEGEKDLPFAEANKIAMTHADPAMRELAFQGLNRALQEKAPEAASIYNEMVGLRLEDQKRDHVNYLDDSLGANGISSATLHAMWDAVDSHLDEFSDYLTLKANEAGKEKLSWLELMTASENALPKVPYPQAIERTLNSLATIDPKMSEFVKETLTNNWVDAETRPGKPFGGFCAPFLTQGESRISLSYDNSLDSARRLAHELGHAWHFKQMKTRNTLRSLDETLEMTMAESASILFETALIEDVIKGTIDPAIKKSILGWKVEQSINYLMSIRAAYLFETAFYEKRKSGPLPLEEMEALLLSTQQKAYGNGLAAYEPCLWMKYPHFFRSDLSFYNYPYSFGFLFSIGLLELARKRDGFARSFQAFLSETGMLPLEELTKKHFNIDLSQPAFWQQTMKRVVEDVNEYKQCM; encoded by the coding sequence ATGAAAACGTTTCATTCGCCAACACGCTGGAATCTGAACAACCTTTTACACGGACTTGATATGGACCGCTGGGACCAACAGTTGAATGTCCTCGGGGAATCCTTAAAAGCGTTCCACACGACAGAAATCCCCTGCGAACAGGATCTCTTTCGCCTTTCCGACATCATCCAACACCTTGATTCAGCCGAATCCTTTTATTACTGCCTGACCGTAGAAGAGATCGCCCCCACTACCTTATCTTCATTCCACTCCACGATCACATCCTTAACGTCAGAGGCCCGTACCATCCGCTCCAAGTGGCAGGCATTGCTTGAAACCATGAGCCCTGCTCAATGGGAGGACTGGTCCAACACCATTCCCCACCGTCGTTTCATAGCTGAACTTACCGGTGGAACCAAGTCGAACGATTCCCTCGCAACACTAAAGTCCCTTGAAGAAAAGTATCTCGCGCTGGTCAGGAACCTGACCGTGCATGCCGATCTTGGAGAAGGCGAGAAGGACCTTCCTTTTGCAGAAGCCAATAAAATCGCCATGACCCATGCCGACCCTGCCATGAGGGAGCTGGCATTCCAAGGACTGAACCGTGCACTGCAGGAAAAGGCTCCTGAAGCAGCATCCATTTATAATGAAATGGTTGGGTTGAGGCTCGAGGATCAAAAGCGGGACCATGTGAACTATCTTGATGACTCCCTCGGCGCGAATGGAATCTCCAGCGCGACCCTTCACGCCATGTGGGACGCAGTCGATTCCCATCTGGATGAATTCTCGGACTACCTCACCCTCAAAGCGAATGAGGCCGGGAAGGAAAAACTGTCCTGGCTCGAGCTCATGACGGCATCTGAAAATGCTTTACCGAAAGTCCCTTACCCACAGGCAATCGAGAGGACTTTGAACTCCCTCGCAACAATCGATCCCAAGATGTCCGAATTTGTAAAAGAGACACTCACAAACAACTGGGTGGACGCAGAAACACGTCCTGGAAAACCATTCGGCGGATTTTGTGCCCCATTTCTTACTCAAGGTGAATCCAGGATTTCCCTCAGCTATGACAACAGTCTGGATAGCGCAAGACGGCTGGCCCATGAGCTTGGCCATGCCTGGCATTTCAAGCAGATGAAAACCAGGAACACCCTTCGCTCACTGGACGAAACGCTCGAAATGACCATGGCCGAGAGCGCTTCGATCCTGTTTGAAACGGCCCTGATCGAGGATGTCATCAAGGGGACAATTGATCCGGCCATCAAGAAATCCATCCTTGGATGGAAAGTGGAACAAAGCATCAACTACCTCATGTCCATAAGGGCCGCCTACCTATTCGAAACGGCCTTTTACGAGAAGCGAAAATCCGGACCGCTCCCTTTAGAGGAGATGGAGGCGCTCCTCCTTTCGACGCAGCAAAAAGCCTATGGAAACGGGTTAGCAGCATACGAACCGTGCTTGTGGATGAAATACCCCCATTTCTTCCGGTCCGACCTTTCCTTCTATAATTATCCCTACTCCTTCGGCTTCCTCTTCAGCATCGGCCTGCTGGAGCTTGCCCGAAAGCGCGATGGATTTGCCCGCAGCTTCCAGGCATTTTTGAGCGAAACCGGCATGCTACCCCTGGAAGAACTGACGAAAAAGCACTTCAACATCGACCTGTCCCAGCCTGCCTTCTGGCAGCAGACGATGAAACGGGTGGTGGAGGATGTAAATGAATATAAACAGTGCATGTAA
- a CDS encoding DUF7003 family protein: MTEKSFTIGGCELRLTDVLDQHYHNYDFIFLENANFDYVTCKLDVYVKDQNWLIAFQKMGISKGGPETWIYYYSNLNPENYGFVDCENIELNKNSSNPLFEGTITVNEDVTLYSLNENDYTENNISILDQCYIDTYLLRALNEHYPDSINWFMPSDKVLKTINETSGWISFYSTECWEHVEVESEAPSENPFFISLERAIIEKNIALVEQGSGNTHWSNWTEYDFDKQNDWETDFEDYE, from the coding sequence ATGACTGAAAAATCATTCACAATTGGAGGTTGCGAGTTGAGATTAACCGATGTATTAGATCAACATTATCATAACTACGATTTTATTTTCTTGGAAAATGCAAACTTTGATTATGTTACATGCAAGTTGGACGTATATGTAAAAGATCAAAACTGGCTAATTGCTTTTCAAAAGATGGGGATTTCAAAAGGAGGTCCTGAAACGTGGATATATTATTATTCAAATCTCAACCCAGAGAATTACGGGTTTGTGGATTGTGAAAATATTGAGCTGAATAAAAATTCGTCCAATCCTTTATTTGAAGGTACGATTACTGTAAATGAAGACGTAACCTTATACAGCTTAAATGAAAACGATTATACAGAAAATAATATTTCAATTCTGGACCAATGTTATATCGACACTTATTTGCTACGAGCTTTAAATGAACACTACCCTGATTCAATCAATTGGTTTATGCCTAGTGATAAGGTATTAAAAACAATTAATGAAACGAGTGGTTGGATTTCTTTTTACAGCACCGAATGTTGGGAACATGTGGAGGTCGAGAGTGAGGCACCAAGTGAAAATCCTTTTTTCATTTCATTAGAACGAGCTATAATCGAAAAAAATATAGCTTTAGTTGAACAAGGTAGTGGAAATACCCATTGGAGTAATTGGACTGAATATGATTTTGATAAACAAAACGATTGGGAGACGGATTTTGAAGATTATGAATAA
- a CDS encoding LysR family transcriptional regulator, which produces MEINDLIIFKTVVTEGSISKAANVLGYVQPHLTERIKRLEQELDTPLLNRSNKGVTTLPSGDVLVGYANRILNLVDEAKHEIKRTNALPYRIATSPSILSSYVSKRISGTFMKYELTIENSSQLHSLLRNQKVDMVITYGTYADSDFQQVGSHTISMGLQKAKGKTVMDFSKEYFFVSQDQQCPFRKRTIDFMEENHIPMEQLHPLDSFSLIQEFISEGKGIAFLPIKDDQLERVEDVEVESLSVHFYTMRESGREIPADLLP; this is translated from the coding sequence ATGGAAATCAATGACCTTATCATATTCAAAACAGTCGTAACAGAAGGATCAATCAGTAAGGCCGCGAACGTCTTGGGGTATGTGCAGCCTCACCTGACAGAACGGATTAAGCGATTGGAACAAGAACTGGATACACCGCTACTCAACCGATCGAATAAGGGCGTCACCACCCTTCCATCAGGAGATGTGCTGGTCGGCTACGCAAACAGGATCTTGAACCTGGTTGACGAAGCGAAACATGAAATCAAAAGGACCAACGCCCTTCCTTACCGCATCGCCACATCGCCATCGATTCTGTCCAGCTATGTCAGCAAACGGATAAGCGGGACGTTCATGAAGTACGAATTGACGATCGAGAACAGCAGCCAGCTGCATTCTTTATTAAGGAATCAAAAGGTGGACATGGTCATCACATATGGAACGTATGCCGATTCAGATTTCCAACAAGTGGGGAGCCATACGATTTCAATGGGATTACAGAAAGCGAAGGGTAAGACGGTCATGGATTTTTCGAAAGAATATTTCTTTGTCAGTCAGGACCAACAGTGCCCCTTCAGGAAGCGTACGATTGACTTTATGGAGGAGAATCACATCCCTATGGAGCAACTTCATCCTTTGGATTCTTTCTCACTGATTCAGGAATTCATCTCCGAGGGAAAAGGAATCGCCTTTCTACCTATCAAGGATGATCAATTAGAAAGAGTGGAAGATGTAGAGGTAGAAAGCCTGTCTGTTCACTTTTACACGATGCGTGAATCAGGGAGGGAGATCCCTGCTGACCTGTTGCCTTAA
- a CDS encoding RidA family protein: protein MSHVKTYNHNLWDHGIVQGYSVNGTIYVSGQFSHDQDGAFVGKGDIEAQTLQTFENLDRVMKEFDVTKTNLAYVEVFLTDPEKHSDSVIRLFKEYLGQHRPAGSLIGVTHLAFPEQWIEVKAVAHAN, encoded by the coding sequence ATGTCACATGTTAAAACCTACAACCACAATTTATGGGATCACGGCATTGTTCAAGGATACAGCGTCAACGGAACGATTTATGTTTCTGGTCAATTTTCACACGATCAGGATGGAGCGTTTGTGGGCAAGGGGGATATTGAAGCTCAGACTCTGCAAACATTTGAGAACCTCGATCGAGTAATGAAGGAATTCGATGTCACAAAGACCAATCTTGCATATGTGGAAGTCTTTCTGACCGATCCGGAAAAGCACTCCGACTCGGTCATCCGACTGTTCAAGGAATACCTGGGGCAGCACAGACCGGCCGGCAGCCTCATCGGCGTGACTCATCTGGCGTTCCCGGAGCAATGGATTGAAGTCAAAGCTGTGGCACACGCTAACTAA
- a CDS encoding CGNR zinc finger domain-containing protein, whose translation MDKSIFTLGGALWINLVNTTYISNKQKIDILANASSALQWLKENNLLRESDELHLEQKESLDSLIVELQSIRTLCNIILSEITQRGELSLETTNRIKKIVENLQINPTINSKNDKLKMTFEGKTVEDHVMYNIMDSMMNTFENTSLERIRKCNHEECKLYFVDTSKAGKRRWCSMELCGNRKKAAEFYSKQKK comes from the coding sequence ATGGATAAATCAATATTCACTTTGGGTGGGGCCTTATGGATAAACCTTGTAAATACAACTTACATCTCTAATAAACAAAAGATTGATATCTTAGCTAATGCATCAAGTGCACTTCAATGGCTGAAGGAAAATAATCTATTGCGAGAGTCTGATGAATTACATTTAGAACAAAAAGAATCATTAGATTCATTAATTGTTGAACTTCAATCAATCCGTACTCTTTGTAACATCATATTGTCCGAGATCACCCAAAGAGGAGAGCTTTCGCTCGAAACAACCAATAGAATTAAAAAAATTGTCGAAAATCTGCAAATCAACCCAACCATTAATTCAAAAAATGATAAATTGAAAATGACATTCGAGGGGAAAACAGTTGAAGATCACGTAATGTACAATATTATGGATTCTATGATGAATACTTTCGAAAACACTTCTCTCGAGCGTATTCGAAAGTGTAATCATGAAGAATGTAAACTCTATTTCGTCGATACATCTAAAGCAGGAAAGAGACGTTGGTGTAGCATGGAGCTGTGTGGAAACCGCAAAAAAGCAGCCGAGTTTTATTCGAAGCAAAAGAAATAG
- a CDS encoding alpha/beta fold hydrolase yields MTYCTVNIADIYYEEIGQGTPIIMIHGYSPDHRLMKGCMEPIFNERHGWRRIYIDLPGMGLTRDYDGIKCSDDMVGAVHEFIQTVIPDQKYVIAGESYGGYLTNGLIHKDEHNILGAAFICPVIKPNHQDRTVPEHEVLKIDENFISTLSQNELEDFRSNNVVLNKSTWERYNNEIISGIRVADHAFLDRVQESYGFSFEIGQSVFAKPSLFLLGKQDATVGYRDALELEDKYPRGTFVVVDQAGHNLQIEQPGIFNALVEDWLERMGTGIC; encoded by the coding sequence CTGACTTATTGTACTGTAAATATAGCAGACATCTATTATGAAGAAATAGGACAAGGCACCCCCATCATCATGATCCACGGCTATTCACCTGATCATCGTTTAATGAAAGGGTGCATGGAACCTATATTCAACGAACGGCATGGGTGGAGGCGGATCTACATAGACCTTCCAGGCATGGGCTTGACGAGGGATTATGACGGGATTAAATGTTCAGATGATATGGTGGGAGCGGTCCATGAGTTCATTCAGACCGTCATTCCTGATCAGAAGTATGTCATTGCTGGCGAATCGTACGGTGGTTATTTGACCAACGGCCTGATCCATAAGGATGAACATAACATCCTTGGTGCAGCTTTCATCTGTCCAGTGATTAAGCCCAATCATCAGGATCGGACCGTGCCGGAGCACGAGGTTTTGAAGATTGATGAGAATTTCATCAGCACACTGAGCCAGAATGAACTTGAAGACTTCAGGAGCAACAATGTGGTGCTGAATAAGTCGACGTGGGAGAGATACAACAACGAGATCATAAGTGGAATTAGGGTGGCGGATCATGCCTTTTTGGATAGAGTACAGGAGAGTTATGGTTTTTCATTTGAAATTGGTCAATCGGTCTTTGCCAAGCCAAGCTTGTTCCTCCTCGGGAAACAAGATGCGACGGTGGGGTATCGGGATGCACTTGAATTAGAAGACAAGTATCCGCGTGGTACATTTGTCGTAGTGGATCAGGCAGGGCATAACCTGCAGATTGAGCAGCCGGGGATTTTTAATGCTCTTGTGGAAGATTGGTTGGAGCGAATGGGAACAGGCATCTGTTAA
- a CDS encoding DUF4865 family protein, translating to MIGMQYKVILPKDYDMGIIRNRVQENGMKTDGFNGLDFKAYLITEAGKNGQTYNSYAPFYMWNNHEGMNTFLFHGYYDNILDSFGWQHIQIGVPLVLDVDRNFSNSQYVVEYAGRIAETASLAGHPLLEIADVEGSGECLGNVVVYNPDKWGYSHFRFYEKKPVVEESDHLTVYEILHISR from the coding sequence ATGATTGGCATGCAATACAAAGTCATCCTGCCGAAGGATTATGATATGGGGATCATCAGAAACAGAGTCCAAGAGAACGGGATGAAGACGGATGGTTTCAACGGACTCGACTTCAAAGCCTATTTAATCACCGAGGCAGGGAAGAACGGTCAAACCTATAATTCTTACGCACCATTCTATATGTGGAACAACCATGAAGGAATGAACACCTTTCTATTCCATGGTTATTACGACAACATCCTGGACTCCTTCGGCTGGCAGCACATTCAGATCGGTGTTCCCCTGGTACTCGACGTAGACCGGAACTTTTCCAACAGTCAGTACGTTGTAGAATACGCCGGCCGTATTGCCGAGACTGCTTCATTAGCGGGCCACCCCCTTCTTGAGATCGCCGACGTGGAGGGATCCGGAGAATGCTTAGGAAATGTAGTGGTCTATAATCCGGATAAGTGGGGCTACAGTCATTTTCGTTTTTATGAAAAGAAACCGGTTGTTGAGGAGTCAGATCACCTGACCGTGTATGAGATTTTACATATTTCAAGATAA
- a CDS encoding DUF4240 domain-containing protein: MSNKMKKPVPGQVYTAQFPNHYWFALVVLNVVENSYLVYTTSYYSKIPPEIEDPCLSQFYYGYDLHLKRPEPSIYWIDGKPGDNYKLIGEIDLKGKNEIKKSNWYSGIWKQFFPSDLMRDKQKESEIVYKQEPTVLEGNYSEELDEKTFWSLIDLIDMDQEDPMEALICHLEKLPVETIYAFEETLSHKLFLLDRPEHAGVDGESEEYLSPDAFLYARCAVIIEGQHYFDQVVKEAAEIDLEWDAEELLEVASEAYSRKTGETFDYVSRFDYETYSNTSAWEK, encoded by the coding sequence GTGAGTAATAAGATGAAAAAACCAGTTCCTGGACAAGTATATACAGCCCAATTTCCTAATCATTACTGGTTTGCCCTCGTTGTATTGAATGTAGTTGAAAATTCGTATTTGGTCTATACGACTTCGTATTATAGTAAAATTCCTCCAGAAATTGAGGATCCTTGCTTGTCACAATTTTACTATGGTTATGATTTACATTTAAAACGCCCCGAACCATCCATCTATTGGATTGATGGGAAGCCTGGTGATAATTATAAATTGATCGGGGAAATTGATTTAAAAGGAAAAAATGAGATCAAGAAGAGTAATTGGTACAGTGGAATATGGAAGCAGTTTTTTCCAAGTGACCTTATGAGAGACAAACAAAAAGAATCAGAGATTGTCTATAAGCAAGAACCTACAGTGCTGGAAGGTAATTATTCTGAAGAGCTAGATGAGAAGACCTTTTGGTCGTTAATTGATCTCATTGATATGGATCAAGAGGATCCAATGGAGGCATTAATCTGTCATTTGGAAAAATTACCTGTTGAAACAATCTATGCATTTGAAGAGACACTTAGCCACAAGCTCTTTTTATTGGATAGGCCAGAACATGCTGGAGTTGATGGTGAGTCAGAAGAATACCTCTCACCCGATGCCTTCCTTTATGCACGTTGTGCAGTGATCATAGAAGGTCAACATTATTTTGATCAGGTAGTCAAAGAGGCAGCGGAAATTGACTTAGAGTGGGATGCTGAAGAGCTCCTGGAAGTGGCAAGTGAAGCTTACAGTAGAAAAACCGGTGAGACCTTTGATTATGTTAGTCGTTTTGATTATGAAACTTACTCAAATACATCTGCTTGGGAAAAATGA
- a CDS encoding alpha/beta fold hydrolase: MLVTHKSISIKGVNIFYREAGQPENPTILLLHGFPSSSHMYRNLIPELMEEFHVLAPDYPGFGNSDQPEINEFEYTFSNYAILINEFVEQLNVEKFSIYIHDYGAPVGFRLACQHPERIQAIVTQNGNAYEEGLMPAWDPVRTYWENPTEENKNKIRFLLSSDFTKYQYTNGTRNPEHISPDAWNMDQFVLNRPGNDEIQLALQYDYRNNVKQYSNWQEFFRTYQPPTLAIWGKNDMFFGPEGALAFQRDLDDCEVHLLNTGHFPLEEELKTSATLIKQFLQARLS; encoded by the coding sequence ATGTTAGTAACTCACAAAAGTATTAGTATCAAGGGCGTAAATATCTTCTATCGAGAAGCTGGTCAACCGGAAAATCCAACAATTTTATTGCTTCATGGTTTTCCTTCCTCTTCTCATATGTATCGAAACTTAATACCGGAATTAATGGAGGAGTTTCATGTATTGGCACCAGATTATCCGGGTTTTGGGAATAGCGATCAGCCGGAAATAAATGAATTCGAATACACATTTAGTAACTATGCCATCCTCATCAATGAGTTTGTCGAGCAATTAAACGTAGAGAAATTTAGTATTTATATACATGATTATGGTGCCCCAGTAGGGTTTAGGTTGGCATGCCAACACCCTGAGCGAATTCAGGCTATTGTAACTCAAAACGGAAATGCTTATGAAGAAGGGTTAATGCCAGCCTGGGATCCTGTACGCACATACTGGGAAAATCCTACTGAGGAAAATAAAAATAAAATAAGATTCCTATTATCTTCAGACTTTACAAAATATCAATATACAAACGGTACTCGTAATCCTGAACATATTAGTCCGGACGCTTGGAATATGGATCAGTTTGTTCTGAATCGTCCAGGAAATGACGAGATACAGCTTGCTTTGCAATACGACTATAGAAACAACGTAAAGCAGTATTCAAACTGGCAGGAATTCTTCAGAACATACCAGCCACCTACACTCGCTATATGGGGTAAAAATGACATGTTTTTCGGACCAGAAGGTGCTCTGGCATTCCAGAGGGATCTTGATGATTGCGAAGTGCATTTATTGAATACAGGCCATTTCCCATTAGAAGAAGAGTTGAAAACGAGTGCCACTTTAATTAAACAGTTCCTGCAAGCTCGTCTTTCATAA
- the bla gene encoding class A beta-lactamase: MVLNKKILMVTMFTLLVLMTLSACMKPEKTPEPSSQKEAEESTDLDETFATIESDYDARVGVYAIDTGSDETIDYRSEERFAFASTYKALAAALVLKQNTMEELEEVITYTEDDLVSYSPITEKHVDTGMTLAELSEAAVRTSDNTAGNLLFEELGGPEQFQQSLREIGDDVTQSDRYETALNEFTPGNTRDTSTPAALATSLQGFAVGDLLTDDKRERLLDWMQGNATGDTLIRAGATEGWTIADKSGAGRYGTRNDIAVVWPPDREPIILAIMTRHDTEDAEYDDALIAEVAEATLNALK; encoded by the coding sequence ATGGTATTGAATAAGAAAATCCTTATGGTCACGATGTTTACCTTACTGGTCCTGATGACGCTATCTGCCTGCATGAAGCCGGAGAAAACACCCGAACCTTCCTCCCAAAAGGAAGCGGAGGAGAGCACCGATCTGGATGAGACGTTTGCCACGATCGAGAGTGATTATGACGCCCGGGTCGGGGTCTATGCCATCGATACGGGGTCTGATGAGACCATCGATTATCGATCAGAGGAGCGCTTCGCTTTTGCCTCCACGTACAAGGCGCTGGCTGCGGCACTTGTATTGAAGCAAAATACCATGGAAGAGCTGGAGGAGGTCATCACGTACACCGAGGATGACCTGGTTTCATACTCTCCCATAACGGAAAAACATGTTGATACGGGCATGACCCTGGCGGAACTAAGCGAGGCGGCGGTCCGGACCAGTGACAACACGGCCGGCAACTTGCTTTTTGAGGAACTGGGAGGCCCTGAACAATTCCAGCAATCTCTAAGGGAGATCGGCGATGACGTGACACAATCGGATCGATACGAGACGGCTTTGAATGAATTCACCCCGGGAAATACCCGTGACACCAGCACTCCGGCGGCCCTTGCCACGAGTCTTCAAGGATTTGCAGTGGGAGACCTGCTTACGGACGATAAGCGCGAACGTCTACTGGATTGGATGCAAGGAAATGCGACGGGAGATACACTGATCCGGGCCGGCGCAACTGAAGGCTGGACGATCGCTGATAAGAGCGGGGCCGGAAGATACGGGACGAGAAATGATATCGCCGTGGTCTGGCCGCCAGATCGGGAGCCGATCATCCTCGCCATCATGACCCGTCATGATACGGAGGATGCCGAGTATGACGATGCGCTGATTGCCGAGGTGGCCGAAGCTACGCTTAACGCCCTTAAGTGA
- a CDS encoding winged helix-turn-helix transcriptional regulator, with the protein MSMAEFNEKGTIQETSFGYTLSVIGGKWKMLILYLLAENQPVRFNDMKRRIGAITFKTLSSQLKELEADGMVKRKEYPQIPPKVEYSLTPKGESLLPLLEQLCEWGEKNRTD; encoded by the coding sequence ATGAGTATGGCTGAATTTAACGAAAAGGGAACGATTCAAGAGACATCCTTCGGGTATACGTTATCCGTCATTGGAGGTAAGTGGAAGATGCTGATTCTGTATCTCCTAGCGGAAAATCAACCCGTTCGCTTTAATGACATGAAAAGAAGAATCGGAGCGATCACCTTTAAAACATTGAGTTCACAACTGAAAGAGTTGGAAGCAGACGGGATGGTCAAACGAAAGGAATATCCTCAAATCCCGCCTAAAGTGGAGTACAGTCTTACACCCAAAGGTGAATCCCTATTGCCATTATTGGAGCAGCTATGTGAGTGGGGAGAAAAAAACCGTACTGATTGA
- a CDS encoding alpha/beta fold hydrolase gives MPYCKVRKADIYYEEIGEGTPIIMIHGYSPDHRLMKGCMEPVFDKRDGWRRIYIDLPGMGSTDNYDGIKSSDDMLEAVHEFIQTVIPDQKYAIAGESYGGYLTNGLIHKDEHNILGAAFICPVIKPHHQDRTVPEHEVLKIDENFISTLSQNELEDFRCNNVVLNKSTWERYNNEIISGIQMADHAFLDKVQENYGFSFEVGQSVFAKPSLFLLGKQDATVGYKDALELQGAFPRGTFAVVDQAGHNLQIEQPGIFNALVEEWLERMGTGIC, from the coding sequence ATGCCTTATTGTAAAGTACGCAAAGCAGACATCTATTATGAAGAAATAGGAGAAGGCACGCCCATCATCATGATCCACGGCTATTCACCTGATCATCGTTTAATGAAAGGGTGCATGGAGCCGGTATTCGACAAACGGGATGGGTGGAGGCGGATCTACATAGACCTTCCAGGAATGGGCTCGACGGATAACTATGACGGGATTAAAAGTTCCGATGATATGTTGGAAGCGGTCCATGAGTTCATTCAGACGGTCATTCCTGATCAAAAGTACGCTATAGCGGGCGAATCGTACGGTGGTTATTTGACCAACGGCCTGATCCATAAGGATGAACATAACATCCTTGGTGCAGCTTTCATCTGTCCAGTGATAAAGCCCCATCATCAGGATCGGACCGTGCCGGAGCACGAGGTTTTGAAGATTGATGAGAATTTCATCAGCACACTGAGCCAGAATGAACTTGAAGACTTCAGGTGCAACAATGTAGTGCTGAATAAGTCGACGTGGGAGAGATACAACAACGAGATCATAAGTGGAATTCAGATGGCCGATCATGCCTTTTTGGATAAGGTCCAGGAGAATTATGGTTTTTCATTTGAGGTCGGTCAATCGGTCTTTGCCAAACCAAGTTTGTTCCTCCTCGGGAAACAAGACGCGACGGTGGGGTATAAAGATGCTCTAGAATTACAAGGGGCATTTCCACGTGGAACATTTGCCGTAGTGGACCAGGCAGGGCATAACTTGCAGATTGAGCAGCCGGGGATTTTTAATGCTTTAGTGGAAGAATGGTTGGAGCGAATGGGAACAGGCATCTGTTAA
- a CDS encoding sialate O-acetylesterase, with protein MKSILLIGQSNMAGRGFMEDVPPIYNEHISMLRNGRWQMMAEPLNVDRHVAGVGPAASFAQAWTEDHPGESIGLIPCAEGGSSIDEWTPDGILTRHAISEARFAMETSELVGILWHQGESDSYGGRYETYKEKVCTLFNHLRKELNAPDIPIIMGELGEYLGESGFGKSAVEYKQINEVLADVAHSEEHTYLVTSKGLTANPDGIHMNAISQRKFGLRYYEAFLNRTNVVDKVDQEDGWIERTTNRERTINEEIFAQTSKLVLGETSFEEFSAFISTMKAGN; from the coding sequence ATGAAGTCGATCTTATTGATTGGACAGTCGAATATGGCGGGAAGAGGATTCATGGAGGATGTGCCTCCGATCTACAATGAGCACATCAGTATGCTGCGAAATGGTAGATGGCAGATGATGGCTGAACCGCTGAATGTGGATCGCCACGTAGCAGGTGTTGGCCCCGCAGCGTCATTCGCTCAAGCTTGGACAGAGGATCACCCTGGGGAATCCATTGGATTGATCCCCTGTGCCGAGGGTGGAAGCTCGATCGATGAGTGGACACCTGATGGGATCCTGACCAGACATGCCATTTCCGAAGCAAGATTTGCCATGGAAACAAGTGAACTCGTCGGTATTCTGTGGCATCAGGGAGAAAGCGACAGCTACGGTGGACGCTATGAAACGTATAAGGAGAAAGTCTGCACGTTATTCAATCACTTGAGAAAGGAATTGAATGCTCCGGATATTCCCATTATCATGGGTGAATTGGGAGAGTACCTTGGAGAGTCCGGATTCGGAAAGAGTGCGGTGGAGTATAAGCAAATAAACGAGGTGTTAGCTGACGTTGCCCATTCCGAAGAACATACGTATCTTGTCACCTCAAAGGGATTGACGGCCAATCCCGACGGCATTCATATGAATGCCATCTCGCAAAGGAAATTCGGATTGAGGTACTATGAAGCATTCTTGAACCGAACGAATGTGGTAGACAAAGTGGATCAAGAAGACGGATGGATTGAACGAACAACGAATCGTGAACGGACGATAAATGAGGAGATCTTTGCTCAGACGTCTAAATTGGTATTGGGAGAAACGAGTTTTGAAGAGTTTAGCGCGTTTATATCCACTATGAAAGCAGGTAACTAG